From a single Hippoglossus stenolepis isolate QCI-W04-F060 chromosome 2, HSTE1.2, whole genome shotgun sequence genomic region:
- the cpz gene encoding carboxypeptidase Z isoform X1, whose translation MHLGLLVLLFSWTRSCWCAPQQQQQQQDCHPGDELLGRCTSNVYEEKPTCTELNLGYCNDMEYSRTIFPNILGHRTRMDAESGAEYLLLSVIHGLLNGECSPEIRLISCAVIASPCRDDKMIKPCRSTCETLRKDCGHAFEAIDMAWPYFLDCDRFFASEQEGCFDPLAGMRARQELAMSSLSPQEPSTIIQFTYTSNAQMYSLLKRTAAKCSHISHVYSIGRSTEGRDLLVIEFTNNPGQHELTEPEIKLVGNMHGNEVLGRQLLIYMTQYLCSEYILGNQRIQTIINTTRIHILASMNPDGYELASAEVDDSNDPELSNQEGHLMNSWTSGRANAQNLDLNRNFPDLTSVFYRNRRSRHYRIDHTPIPDAYWFGKVAPETYAVMKWIRSLPFVQSASLHGGDLVVSYPFDFSRHPQEEKIFSPTPDEQLFKQLARTYADAHATMSNNDTDRCGASFYRTRGIINGALWYSFAGGMSDFNYLHTNCLEITVELGCDKFPSEAELYPEWKRNKEALLGFVESVHRGIKGVVKDLDGNGIKGATISVRGIRKDVTSAEDGDYWRLLNPGTHILTATAKGYSRVTKRIHLPYNMNKAGRVDFVLEKVPVEPDIDDHLFPTVDTWDRFDPYNQFGRNSEPDVREGEIEREEKPWWWAYFSQSGISPPSWLLRSV comes from the exons ATGCATTTAGGACTTTTGGTGCTGTTGTTCTCCTGGACGAGGAGCTGTTGGTGCgccccgcagcagcagcagcagcagcaggactgtCACCCCGGAGACGAACTTTTGG GAAGATGCACTAGCAACGTTTATGAAGAAAAAC CCACGTGTACAGAGCTAAACCTGGGCTACTGCAATGATATGGAATACTCAAG AACCATATTTCCAAACATCCTTGGCCACCGGACTCGCATGGATGCTGAATCAGGGGCAGAGTACCTGCTCCTCAGTGTCATCCACGGCCTGCTTAACGGCGAGTGCTCCCCCGAGATACGCCTGATAAGCTGCGCAGTGATCGCCTCGCCCTGCCGGGACGACAAGATGATCAAGCCATGTCGCAGCACGTGTGAGACCTTGAGGAAGGACTGCGGCCACGCCTTTGAGGCCATCGATATGGCCTGGCCCTACTTTCTTGACTGTGACCGCTTCTTCGCCAGCGAGCAAGAGGGCTGCTTCGACCCGCTGGCAGGAATGAGAG CCAGACAAGAGCTAGCAATGTCCAGCCTCTCTCCACAAGAACCCAGCACCATCATCCAGTTCACCTACACCTCCAATGCCCAGATGTACAGCTTACTGAAGAGAACCGCAGCCAAGTGTTCACATATCTCCCATGTGTACAGCATCGGACGCAGCACTGAGGGCAGGGATTTGCTGGTTATCGAGTTCACCAACAACCCTGGACAGCACGAGCTAA CGGAGCCAGAGATCAAGTTGGTGGGCAACATGCACGGCAATGAGGTGCTGGGCCGTCAGCTGCTCATCTACATGACTCAGTACCTGTGCTCAGAGTACATTCTGGGCAACCAGAGAATTCAGACCATCATCAACACAACCCGCATCCACATCCTGGCCTCCATGAACCCTGATGGCTATGAACTGGCCTCCGCAGAGGTAGACGATAGCAATGACCCGGAGCTCAGCAACCAGGAA GGTCACTTGATGAATAGTTGGACCAGTGGTCGGGCCAATGCCCAGAACCTCGACCTGAACCGCAATTTTCCAGACCTCACCTCTGTCTTCTACCGGAATCGCCGCAGCAGGCACTACCGCATTGACCACACACCAATCCCTGATGCCTACTGGTTTGGAAAG GTGGCACCAGAGACCTATGCAGTGATGAAGTGGATCAGGTCACTGCCCTTCGTTCAGTCCGCCAGCCTCCACGGAGGAGACCTGGTGGTCTCTTATCCCTTCGACTTCTCTCGACACCCCCAAGAGGAGAAGATATTCTCACCCACTCCAGACGAGCAG CTCTTCAAGCAGCTGGCTCGCACCTATGCGGACGCCCACGCCACCATGTCAAATAATGACACAGATAGGTGCGGAGCCTCCTTCTACCGAACTAGAGGCATCATCAACGGGGCGCTGTGGTACAGTTTTGCTGGTG GCATGTCAGACTTCAACTACCTGCACACTAACTGTCTGGAGATCACCGTGGAGCTCGGCTGTGACAAATTCCCCTCGGAGGCCGAGCTTTACCCAGAATGGAAGAGGAATAAGGAGGCTCTGCTCGGCTTTGTTGAGTCT GTCCATCGAGGGATAAAGGGAGTAGTCAAGGACCTTGACGGCAACGGGATAAAAGGTGCTACCATCTCTGTCAGGGGGATTAGGAAAGATGTCACCTCAG CTGAAGATGGAGACTACTGGCGGCTGCTGAACCCTGGTACTCACATCCTGACAGCCACAGCCAAGGGTTACTCCAGGGTCACTAAGAGGATTCACCTGCCTTACAACATGAACAAGGCGGGACGTGTTGACTTTGTGTTGGAGAAG GTTCCTGTGGAGCCCGATATCGACGACCACCTCTTCCCTACAGTCGACACGTGGGATCGATTTGACCCCTACAACCAGTTTGGGCGCAACAGCGAGCCAGACGTTCGCGAAGGAGAGATCGAGCGGGAGGAGAAGCCTTGGTGGTGGGCCTACTTCTCCCAGTCTGGCATTTCACCCCCTTCCTGGCTGCTGAGAAGTGTCTAA
- the cpz gene encoding carboxypeptidase Z isoform X2, producing the protein MHLGLLVLLFSWTRSCWCAPQQQQQQQDCHPGDELLGRCTSNVYEEKPTCTELNLGYCNDMEYSRTIFPNILGHRTRMDAESGAEYLLLSVIHGLLNGECSPEIRLISCAVIASPCRDDKMIKPCRSTCETLRKDCGHAFEAIDMAWPYFLDCDRFFASEQEGCFDPLAGMRARQELAMSSLSPQEPSTIIQFTYTSNAQMYSLLKRTAAKCSHISHVYSIGRSTEGRDLLVIEFTNNPGQHELTEPEIKLVGNMHGNEVLGRQLLIYMTQYLCSEYILGNQRIQTIINTTRIHILASMNPDGYELASAEGHLMNSWTSGRANAQNLDLNRNFPDLTSVFYRNRRSRHYRIDHTPIPDAYWFGKVAPETYAVMKWIRSLPFVQSASLHGGDLVVSYPFDFSRHPQEEKIFSPTPDEQLFKQLARTYADAHATMSNNDTDRCGASFYRTRGIINGALWYSFAGGMSDFNYLHTNCLEITVELGCDKFPSEAELYPEWKRNKEALLGFVESVHRGIKGVVKDLDGNGIKGATISVRGIRKDVTSAEDGDYWRLLNPGTHILTATAKGYSRVTKRIHLPYNMNKAGRVDFVLEKVPVEPDIDDHLFPTVDTWDRFDPYNQFGRNSEPDVREGEIEREEKPWWWAYFSQSGISPPSWLLRSV; encoded by the exons ATGCATTTAGGACTTTTGGTGCTGTTGTTCTCCTGGACGAGGAGCTGTTGGTGCgccccgcagcagcagcagcagcagcaggactgtCACCCCGGAGACGAACTTTTGG GAAGATGCACTAGCAACGTTTATGAAGAAAAAC CCACGTGTACAGAGCTAAACCTGGGCTACTGCAATGATATGGAATACTCAAG AACCATATTTCCAAACATCCTTGGCCACCGGACTCGCATGGATGCTGAATCAGGGGCAGAGTACCTGCTCCTCAGTGTCATCCACGGCCTGCTTAACGGCGAGTGCTCCCCCGAGATACGCCTGATAAGCTGCGCAGTGATCGCCTCGCCCTGCCGGGACGACAAGATGATCAAGCCATGTCGCAGCACGTGTGAGACCTTGAGGAAGGACTGCGGCCACGCCTTTGAGGCCATCGATATGGCCTGGCCCTACTTTCTTGACTGTGACCGCTTCTTCGCCAGCGAGCAAGAGGGCTGCTTCGACCCGCTGGCAGGAATGAGAG CCAGACAAGAGCTAGCAATGTCCAGCCTCTCTCCACAAGAACCCAGCACCATCATCCAGTTCACCTACACCTCCAATGCCCAGATGTACAGCTTACTGAAGAGAACCGCAGCCAAGTGTTCACATATCTCCCATGTGTACAGCATCGGACGCAGCACTGAGGGCAGGGATTTGCTGGTTATCGAGTTCACCAACAACCCTGGACAGCACGAGCTAA CGGAGCCAGAGATCAAGTTGGTGGGCAACATGCACGGCAATGAGGTGCTGGGCCGTCAGCTGCTCATCTACATGACTCAGTACCTGTGCTCAGAGTACATTCTGGGCAACCAGAGAATTCAGACCATCATCAACACAACCCGCATCCACATCCTGGCCTCCATGAACCCTGATGGCTATGAACTGGCCTCCGCAGAG GGTCACTTGATGAATAGTTGGACCAGTGGTCGGGCCAATGCCCAGAACCTCGACCTGAACCGCAATTTTCCAGACCTCACCTCTGTCTTCTACCGGAATCGCCGCAGCAGGCACTACCGCATTGACCACACACCAATCCCTGATGCCTACTGGTTTGGAAAG GTGGCACCAGAGACCTATGCAGTGATGAAGTGGATCAGGTCACTGCCCTTCGTTCAGTCCGCCAGCCTCCACGGAGGAGACCTGGTGGTCTCTTATCCCTTCGACTTCTCTCGACACCCCCAAGAGGAGAAGATATTCTCACCCACTCCAGACGAGCAG CTCTTCAAGCAGCTGGCTCGCACCTATGCGGACGCCCACGCCACCATGTCAAATAATGACACAGATAGGTGCGGAGCCTCCTTCTACCGAACTAGAGGCATCATCAACGGGGCGCTGTGGTACAGTTTTGCTGGTG GCATGTCAGACTTCAACTACCTGCACACTAACTGTCTGGAGATCACCGTGGAGCTCGGCTGTGACAAATTCCCCTCGGAGGCCGAGCTTTACCCAGAATGGAAGAGGAATAAGGAGGCTCTGCTCGGCTTTGTTGAGTCT GTCCATCGAGGGATAAAGGGAGTAGTCAAGGACCTTGACGGCAACGGGATAAAAGGTGCTACCATCTCTGTCAGGGGGATTAGGAAAGATGTCACCTCAG CTGAAGATGGAGACTACTGGCGGCTGCTGAACCCTGGTACTCACATCCTGACAGCCACAGCCAAGGGTTACTCCAGGGTCACTAAGAGGATTCACCTGCCTTACAACATGAACAAGGCGGGACGTGTTGACTTTGTGTTGGAGAAG GTTCCTGTGGAGCCCGATATCGACGACCACCTCTTCCCTACAGTCGACACGTGGGATCGATTTGACCCCTACAACCAGTTTGGGCGCAACAGCGAGCCAGACGTTCGCGAAGGAGAGATCGAGCGGGAGGAGAAGCCTTGGTGGTGGGCCTACTTCTCCCAGTCTGGCATTTCACCCCCTTCCTGGCTGCTGAGAAGTGTCTAA
- the gpr78a gene encoding G-protein coupled receptor 26 — MSTYAGIPEFLLEVSIVVIAVVSLLTNVSVLLCLTQSAELRSHVPGLFILNLSFSNIILAIVNMPATFLGVAQSAKPFSHLFCRAVSFAETFLTTNAMLSMAALSVDRWIAVVFPLSYSSKMRYRDALLIVAYSWLHSLAFSVSQLLMDWGGYSHTYASCTLHLAGEERSLQLAAYTTFTVLFHLSSFALCLFVLCFAYLKVLRVARSHCKRIDVITVQTLLLLVDIHPSVKERCLAEQKKRRQRATKKICIFIGSFILCYSPYVITRLVELLPSMHIPRYVGIATKCLSYAKASSDPFVYCLLRHQYRKVLVSVISRVLRKDRYSLSAHSISSTLDTADDSCIARIT, encoded by the exons ATGAGCACATATGCTGGTATACCGGAGTTCCTCCTGGAGGTGTCCATAGTGGTGATCGCCGTGGTCTCGCTGCTGACGAACGTGTCCGTGCTGCTATGCTTGACCCAGAGCGCCGAGCTGAGGTCGCACGTGCCCGGGCTCTTCATCCTGAACCTCTCCTTCTCCAACATCATCCTCGCCATCGTCAACATGCCCGCCACTTTCCTCGGGGTGGCCCAGAGCGCAAAGCCCTTCAGCCACTTGTTCTGCCGGGCTGTGAGTTTCGCGGAGACTTTCCTCACCACTAATGCCATGTTGAGCATGGCCGCGCTCAGCGTGGACAGGTGGATAGCGGTGGTGTTTCCCCTGAGTTACTCCAGCAAGATGCGCTACAGGGACGCGCTCCTGATCGTGGCGTACTCGTGGCTACACTCGCTCGCGTTTTCTGTCTCCCAGCTGCTGATGGACTGGGGGGGATACAGCCACACTTACGCCTCCTGCACGCTGCACCTGGCCGGGGAGGAGAGGTCGCTGCAGCTCGCAGCCTATACGACCTTCACGGTGCTGTTCCACCTCAGCAGCTTCGCGCTCTGCCTCTTCGTCCTGTGCTTCGCTTACCTGAAAGTTCTGAGAGTGGCCAGGTCCCACTGCAAGAGGATAGATGTGATCACAGTGCagaccctgctgctgctggtcgaTATTCACCCCAG tgtgaaggagagatgTCTGGcagaacagaagaagaggaggcagcgcGCCACTAAGAAAATTTGCATCTTCATCGgctccttcatcctctgctATTCACCCTATGTTATAACAAG GTTGGTGGAGTTGTTGCCCTCCATGCACATCCCTCGATACGTAGGTATCGCCACCAAATGTCTGTCCTATGCCAAGGCCTCCAGTGACCCGTTTGTCTACTGTCTGCTGCGGCATCAGTACAGGAAGGTCCTGGTCAGTGTCATCAGCCGGGTTCTGAGAAAGGATCGTTACTCGCTGTCTGCCCACAGCATTAGCAGCACACTGGACACCGCAGACGATTCCTGCATTGCCAGAATTACTTGA